A single genomic interval of Rhododendron vialii isolate Sample 1 chromosome 3a, ASM3025357v1 harbors:
- the LOC131321043 gene encoding uncharacterized protein LOC131321043 → MDIDQCIESLGGSSCDQIDQQGINLVGQFGWKFQSRDELLDTLREFFSMQGYAISIKNSKMDKYLTIGCDRDDCYRNKWKVPIEHRQRKTTTRLINCPFEICCKRREDGFWEVEEKNSSHNHEPSSDMSGHLSCRRLSQEEITTIEDLTKSGVPPRQILSSLRQRNPKLQAISRTIYNTKVKLRKEHLAGRSVIQALFEELCQGNEFCGLKTNVVLN, encoded by the exons ATGGATATTGACCAATGTATTGAAAGTCTTGGTGGAAGTTCCTGTGATCAAATTGACCAACAAGGAATCAATTTGGTTGGACAGTTTGGTTGGAAATTTCAGTCTCGTGATGAACTTCTTGATACTCTTCGAGAGTTTTTCTCAATGCAAGGATATGCAATATCtatcaaaaattccaaaatggaTAAATATTTGACCATTGGGTGTGATAGGGATGATTGTTATCGAAATAAATGGAAGGTTCCCATAGAGCATcgacaaagaaaaacaacaactCGTCTCATAAattgtccttttgaaatttgttgTAAGAGACGAGAGGATGGATTTTGGGaggttgaagaaaaaaatagctCACACAATCATGAACCCTCAAGTGACATGTCTGGACATCTCTCTTGCCGTCGTTTGTCACAAGAAGAGATTACAACCATTGAAGATCTAACTAAATCGGGAGTGCCACCACGCCAAATTCTTTCTTCACTGAGACAAAGGAATCCAAAGCTTCAAGCAATATCAAGAACAATCTACAACACAAAGGTGAAACTTCGAAAGGAACACTTAGCAGGGCGAAGTGTGATCCAAGCATTGTTTGAAGAGCTTTGTCaag GTAATGAATTTTGTGGTTTGAAGACAAACGTAGTGCTCAATTGA